The genomic interval TATGTACATGTCATCAATTGTAGGGACTATGTTCATGTACATGTCATCAATTGTAGGGACTATGTACATGTCATCAATTGTAGGGACTATGTTCATGTACATGTCATCAATTGTAGGGACTATGTACATGTCATCAATTGTAGGGACTATGTTCATGTACATGTCATCAATTGTAGGGACTATGTACATGTCATCTATTATAGGGACTATATTCATGTACATGTCATCTATTGTAGAGACTATGTTCATGTACATGTCATCTATTGTAGGGACTATGTTAGTATACATGTCATCTATTGTAGGGACTATGTTCATGTCCATGTCATCTATTGTAGGGACTATGTTAGTATACATGTCATCTATTGTAGAGACTATGTTCATGTACATGTCATCTATTGTAGGGACTATGTTTATGTCCATGTTATCTATTGTAGAGACTATGTTCATGTCCATGTCATCTATTGTAGGGACTATGTTCGTAAACATGTTATCTATTGTAGAGACTATGTTCATGTCCATGTCATCTATTGTAGGAACTATGTTCGTGTACATATCATCTATTTTAGGGACTATGTAATTATACATGTTATCTATTGTAGAGACTATGTTCATGAACATGTCATCTATTGTAGGGACTATGTAATTATACATGTTATCTATTGTAGAGACTATGTTCATGAACATGTCATCTATTGTAGGGACTATGTAATTATACATGTTATCTATTGTAGAGACTATGTTCATGAACATGTCATCTATTGTAGGGACTATGTAATTATACATGTTATCTATTGTAGAGACTATGGTCATGAACATGTCATCTATTGTAGGGACTATGTAATTATACATGTCATCTATTGCAGGGACTATGTTCATGAACATGTCATCTATTGTAGGGACTATGTTCATGTCCATGTCATCTATTGTAGGGACTATGTTCATGAACATGTCATCTATTGTAGGGACTATGTTCATGTACATGTCATCTATTGTAGGGGCTATGTTAGTATACATGTCATCTATTGTAGGTACTATGTTAGTATACATGTCATCTATTGTCGGGGTTATGTTAGTATACATGTCATCTATTGTAGGTACTATGTTAGTATACATGTCATCTATTGTAGGTACTATGTTAGTATACATGTCATCTATTGTAGGGACTATGTTCATGTACATGTCATCTATTGTAGAGACTATGTTAGTATACATGTCATCTATTGTAGGGACTATGTTCATGTACATGTCATCTATTGTATTGACTGAGTATGTACATGTTATCTATTGTAGGGGCTATGTTCATGTAAATGTCATCTATTTTAGGGACTATGTTCGTGGAAAGCGTGTGCGTCTGTACCTACAGTCTTTTGAAATGGCATCCAAATTTATGGGCAGTAACAAGGCAGTGACCCTCCTGGAGGCTGATTGTACACTCTTGGGTAACCaggatataatatttatatactagtattaatgaCTGGACATCAATCTAACTCAAAACATTCCACATGCAGGATTTTACAGTTTTTTTACATTGATTATTGTCTGTGCCGTGTTTGATATGGTCTGTAGCAAAGCGGCTGAATTGATCATGGATAGTTTCACTATTATGGTATTTGGTGTTCAAAAGATATTCTCTTTTTATCAAAATTCCAGTGAAATGAgaaaagtgtcgtcgctgattagcctgtgcagattgcagaggctaatctgggatgacacttttcaaacatgcattaaggcgagttttctcagaatgaggcacATTTCTGTCTTACCTTATCTTTCAGGCCTGTTTGATCCAATGCCACGTGAGAAGTTGAGTACATCACAGGAGAGTCAGTCCACTGGTCAGGACGGTGCAACAGAAAAGTCCACCGGTCGGGACGGcgcaacagacagacagaaacagGTGCTCCGAATGGAGGCTAGCGATAGGATGAACTTTGACGTGGATGACATTTTTAGTGCGGAGCAAGATGAGGATGTGGAAGAGTATTATGAAGTACTTACAAAACTGGACAAACTCCAGAAGATAAATAGTGACAATGTGCTGTTTGGCAATCCGAGTGTGCAGGGGGATAAATCAGGGGGCGatgaaaaaaagtaataaaatgtgTGGTATTGATAACATTGctaataaaaatgtatacttaCCTTTTGTGTCTCCTTATACATTATTGTTACATAAGTATATCCTCCTTTTTAAAAAGTGGAAGTTGCTCCCTGTACTTAAGACACAATCATGAGCCTCATGCAttgataataatgaaaaatgtaaGTAGTATAGCATCATAATGTGTGCATCAAAACAACTGAAAAGCATGCGGTTAAAAAACATATGCAGACACCCGGTGACATTTAAACAACTAGATGTTTGCTTTCATGACGCATATAATGTGTTCGGATTGACCGAAGGCCTGTTGCAACACTTGTAAGACATTGTAAGATGCTGGACAACAATTGTCCAAAGTTATGGCCAAGTGCAACCTTGACCATGAACATAAGAAgttattgttttatcaaaatgaaaGTGAGCCTCTCATTGGGAAAACTATGTTTAATCCATGTGcatccaagattagactgtgcaatctAATCCGTCACCACACTCTTCGCTTAAACtgggttttttgctaagaagagatttccttaaaagaaaaaaaaaacgtaaaagcAAAAAGAGTTGACGATGATTAGCCTGttcctgactgcacaggctgatatggaacaacgctttaagcacatgcattaagccccgtttgtCCAGATCGAGGCTAAATCTAAATAAGTGAATTGTTTGACAAATAGGAAAcctacacatttatataaatacatgtaaagttTTCTGCTACTATGCAAGTCTGTTAGGTTAATAATGGGACATGGAATTGGTTAAAGGAATGTGTGCACTAATCTCAAAATCTACATACCGATTGCTTGTAAAAGCGGAAACAGTctttgtacatacatgtaacGATTACTTGTTAAAGTCTtttaagtccgcacaggctaatatgggacgacacgtgcgcttttatattaatttttcttcttaaagaaaatcccttgttgacaaaaatccagtttttgcggaaagtggtgtcccttattagcctgtgtggtctgtacaggcttatctttgatgacacttaacgaacatgccttttctcccttattagcctgtgtggtctgtacaggcttatcttggatgacactttatggacatgcattaagtccagtttcccCAAAcagggcctgtattcaccaacccattcttagacttaattaagaaaaaagaaagatttggaaccaagaaaaatgcatgcagtgtttgaatatatttgcCTCCACTGGTACTGCTCTACATGAAGAATGCCATAGATAGAGGTGTTTAATAACAagttttaatcaaaattaaagaaattcttgaatatatcaatttaaagaatattctttattgttagacttaagtctaagaattgcttGGTGAATACAGGCCAAGGGCTCATTAGAGCTTGATATGTCATTTTCGGCcagggtactacttaaatgtacatcAGGTACTcttagtatacttaaatgtaccccgattacggaaaatatactgaaacgtaccagGGAATTCTAACGTTATATTGGTTGTTGgtggcttttttttcaaattaattatgtcaaggtcaataatttgtaaaatggcctctatattatcaaaactcctgCTCAAAAAAGCATGAGGAAGTTTTTTtatcaaagagaattttgtttcgttttccgtagcgcgttttaagACAACGGATTtgaggcgggaataaaactcgagTATTGTCTTAACTGGCCGGGTACGTATTAGTATATTTTCATGTACCATGggaacatttaagtatacttacccgaggtacatgtaagtagtaccggaGCCgccaatgaccaatcgagcctcgTTAGATATCGCCATGTTTGACTGCAACATGCTTGGTACATGTGTATTCTCTGACAATGGCAGCGATGGCGAGGCAAACATTTTGTAAGGTTAATGTTATAATATACATTGTGTTTTTACAACTGTCACATTTATATTTCGTAAGATACACAGCAAATCTTTGATTAATTCTCGCCTTCAATAAAGTGTTGGCACCAAAACACACTTTATGTAATTATAATACCTTGAATGAAACAGTCCTGTACAATTGTGCACTCTTAATTTACCATAAATGGTAAATGCATGGGTTAATAGTCTTCTCGACATTGgcatatacccccccccccccacccccagaTCAATGTGATACAAGTAGTCCGTTTTCATTTGGCGCAGTATGCAGTCTGCACactggcttatttccctcacaggtacccatttatactccTTGGTGGAGAGGAGCAAGTGTGTGCTTTTTTTTCTCATGAAAATTATGGTGGCTgtgcgggattcgaaccagggaccttcggATTCTTAGACCAGCATCGATTCTTAGACCAGCATCGTACCACTAGTCCCAGAAttacataaaaacatgtttgtattacCCCCACCCTTCTCTAACATGAATCAAAGTCATCAATATGTGAAACTGTTATGAgattttgtaatacatgtatcgTTTGTCCTAGTTACCTTGAAATGTGatctcaaaattgataggggaaATCCTTCCCTCAAGAAAACTGAACGAAATAGTAATTTATACTAAAAGCGTTCTCTTTGTATTGTGCGTACTGCGTAGACGGTTTACATGATACCCTTGTGAGTGTGCTTGGTCTCAAAATAtattaacttcattgacgttatTGTAATAAGCTTAACCGTGTGTGTGCCCATGTGTCTCCGCCCGTAACCAAGTTGACTAATATTCTTATATAGACACGTTTCCGCGTGTCTTCTCTTTAAACTAGCAACATAAACTGAATGAAGTCAGATGAACAACCAAAGATGAAATCAAGAGCACTTCTAATTGAGAAGCAGAGatattttctatggaatgtgtGCATATACTTTGATAATGATCGCCCGTCCATACGGGCTAGTTGCCTAGTTATGGTAGAGAGCATCTTGCCATCGTTTCGCGCAAACTCGCATTGAAAGAAGAGGGGAGTTAACCGTTGTGAATTATTCCTATGCACCAACTCTTCTTACCGCTCTTTGTGCGCAAATATATTTCAACGAATAAACTTTAAAATGATTGATATTCTTTCGCTTTCGTGgtttaattcattcaaaaagggTAAGACATCAGTTGCAGATTTAGTAGATTCAGCATACCCATGTCTCCCTCCTTCTGCTTACACCTTCTGCTTTAATAgtttgtttcgtttaaaggaattttCTTCCTTCCGCAAGTTCAAGAGGAAAAGGTCGTCCACGACAGCCtatgcgcactgcacaggcttatctgggactaaaCCTATCGCACGTACATTAAGCCCCGTGTCCCAGAGCGAGCCTAATACTATTCTATGTCCTGACTTGTGACCGCTAGTACGAGTAAGTGACCGCTAGTACGAGTAATATCATTTTGAGAATTGTCATCGTTTTTTTGTATATGTCTTGAAAACAAACAGTTCTGTGAAATGTAAGATTAGATAGTTATTTGATTAGTGCAAAAACGTTTGGACATGTCCGATTCGTATAGGTGTTGCATACACTCGTTTTCTCGCACATCTGGGGTGACCAGCGTAATTATGTGTCACACGTTGCAAACGTTAGAACTAAATTAAATGATCATCCCTCTTAGAAAACCGTGTTTACTGCAgaagcgtaaaatgtcgtcccagattaacccttGAAGTACGcataggctaaccagggacgaaactttctgctgtTATGATACTTTTCGATTAAATGAGGTATCTTCATAACGCAATTCCaacggactgcagaggctaatctgggacgacactttgcgcacatgaattaaagggaccttttcaaggattttggcatgtattagagtttgtcattcaatgctttatattgataaatgtaaacatttgatctaaaaagctcatgtaaaaacaagaatacaattagagaaagaaagaaatgtaaccctaaactgggctcgaaccactgacctttggagtagaagtctaacgcttagaccactcggccacccgTTCGCACagaatgagagatgtattttcgtagtgtcacaaaatataacgacaacaacagaattttgcgattctgaaacatttttttttctaattttgtcaatttacataaACCTGATAAGGTCGCCTTAATACCAGGgcgtaaatattttattacagaTAAAACACGACGTCCCCTACGTTTTTTTATGCAATTATCCCTTTAAAAAGgtcattttcacgttttggtaaattgacaaaataataaaaagttgttccagattcgccaattttcgttttagttatgatatgtgtgaggaaacagtaatactgcagAACATTTActttgctctaaaatatccattatatgcatcttttgacgatttgaaaacctgaaaattataaagcgttgcaacacgaaacgattgaataatttggaaagttctgttgttgtcgttatattttgtgaaactacgaggattgcttatatagaatAAAACATACACTTCCACATAGCtagagcacggatggccgagtggtctaagcggaaaaCTTTAAGATCCAgcactccaagggtcagtggttttcgcccagttaagggttacttttttcttcttttttaaattggattattgtgttttttttactggtgATTTTTATGTCCaacgtttaaatttatcaatataaagcacttaatgtcaaacttcaatacatgccaaaatctgtgaaaaggcccctttaaacaattCTAAACTGATGTCGGACAGACATATTTGAGCCGTATGAGTAAATACTTTCCTTTTAGCTTTATTTATTTGTGCACGGAGTTGTTTAATATTGCTTAAAAACCAAAACGGTTATTGCATGAATTAACCACTCAGAAAAACGCACATTTTATTTCTATCACATGTATTTAAAAAGCACTTCTGTCAAATATTTGATTACAATCATGTACAGTTGTGTAAaaagtaacaaaacaaaaataataaaataaacgaacaaaatagaaaataaataatgaaaataagcaCATACAAATTCGGAAAAAGCACTTTCAAAACGCGGGAAATTACCAGTAAGCATATCCCGTTAATTAACATATAACTGTATACAAAGAATTGTCAACAATGTTGTTTCATTCAGTAGTTTCGAATTCATATATAAACAACAAAGCATGATGACAAATATTGCACTTTAAAGCCCGTTGGAGTTGACAAGTATAATTATCAGTGAGTTCTGCATAAAACATATAAAGTGGAAAAAAGATTGATattgaatgaaatacaaaattgcATAGTTATTCTTTGTAACACAATTCACTGTAATAAGATAGTGTTCTACACAAATATGCAAACAGCGGAATTCGAAAAGCCGATTGTTATTTCTTCGAGATAAAACAATTCGATGTGTCCTCAATTTGCATACATTCCTTTTTCTGAAAAACGGTTCCGGCGTCACTTAGTATATATACTCGAAAAACATGACGTAGGAGTAAAAAACGAGCCAcgttctgggacaactgggcttaatgcatgtgcgtgaagtgtcgccTCAGATAAGCTGAGCAGTTGGCACAAGCTTATATGCGACGatacattaaataatgttttaagcccggttttcccagaaagtGGGTAAAATGATTCCGATCATGAAAACTTTACTTCTGGTTGTTGTGCAATCCATAGAATGATTAACAATAACGAATCTACGTGACGAACTGATCCGCTCTGTTGAATGTCATTTGGTCGAGGTGAGCAAAGTCTTGCTTTAAAAATGAGTCATGTATAGAGTCACTATACAATTTACACATTTGTTCATGCGTTCACAGCGCATCGTTAAAGCGTTCATTGTGAACACTTGACCGCAAGTTTCAAATAGCTCCTGTGTTGATATACGTGCATATAGCAAACACACACTATTACATGTTATATATGATTTCGCAGACTTATACGGGATCGCATGTCCCAAAGTGACAATTCCGCGATCCAAAGACAGCAAAATATCACTATTCGTAGGTACGAGTTTCATTCGAACGCAATCGCCGAACAAGTATAACCTGCATTGGATCCTTAAGCCAAGGTCGCTTAAATAGGGAATCTCCGGTCCCAGTATCGCTGGTATTCGATATTTGGGCTCGGCGTCACAAGAACGCATTCTCCGAATGTCACTAGTACGCTATTTCGGAGCCCCACGGTCGATATGGCTTTACTGATCCCAGTTGGTTGAGGTTTCCCGCTGCCGCATTGTACGACTGCGCGCTGTTTGGAGACATCATAGAGTTCATGTTCAACATCGGGAACCCCGAGTGAAACTGCTGATTGAGCAACTGTCCGGAATTCGAGGTCATGTGCGCGTGAGACCCCATTGTCGACTGCAGCGGCAGCCGCATTGAGTTATGTAACGAACTGTCTGATTGGCTGATACGAGAGTCACTGAATGAAACCGAGGACACACCGGGAATAGAGTCGTGCGTCGACATGGCGATCTGATCCGCAGGGTTGGAATGTTGGAGCATTGACGTCATGGTCGACATTCCGTTTCCGGCGTACTGATTCGCCGCGTTGAGTGTGTTCATGGTCGTGTGTGACGTCATAGAATTTAGCGAGTTCCACGTTGAGTTTTGGAAAGTTGACTTCACAGACGACATCCGCTGCGTGGCGAAACACTGCAGGTGACTGAGCAGGCGCAGCCGCAGCGGGTCCTGCAAGTCCATCCCCTCCACCGTCATCAGATAGCGCGCCACTTCCGCCAGGCATTCCCGGAAGCCGATACTGCGGTAGTCCAGAGCGAGACTGTGCGGATCCGGGAAGTTGTAGCCGTTGACGCCTGGAACAGACAATATGCCGTTTAAATAACCGTcagttttatatatgtattattattataattattattataattattattatcatcatcatatttattatttatatacatattattattattatttatgtatacatgtatgtgtatgaAAATTATATCAGCTGCATAAATATCCTCGCGATGGACGACAGTGTTAATCTCATGTTAAATATTGACGAAAACTGAGAATTACAAACGCTTATCATGCAGCTCTCACCTTTGGAGTGCAGCATTTTCAGATGGTCCACCGTCATCTGTAGGATCTCGGCCTTCTCGAGTTTAGCCGAGCCCTGCTTTTCGAATGCAGACGGAACGAGCCGACGAAGTTCGGAAAGACTGTTGTTTATTCGGTCCCGACGACGTTTCTCAATGACCTGAAAAGAAATGCACTGTTTTTataaaagtattgaaataaatgattTCTTCGTAGTATTCGTTATTCGTTGATGCTTTAAAATCATTAATAAGTAGCACTGTTTATAAACAACTTACATTTCGATCTTATATTTTAGATTATAACGAAGTTTTCTATGAAGTTTGTACCTATGAACATTAATAACTGACTAGTATTCCGCCCCATGCCGTTAGGGTAGATTGTCTGCCGAAGCTAACATAGTATTCGGGCTAGCGACACGTGCACTATTAAATAGTCTACAtttatatgtcattaaataaatattctgccaACGTATACTGTTACGGAAATAATATTGACGTCATGTGAATGAGTAATTACTTTAAAgcgacttgttcacagtttggtaaaatggCGATTTTCAAAATGATTTTCATAGATTCCAAAAAGAATACatacattatgtttaaaaaagcaaaataactCTCCTGACtaatgaaatgtttataataTTGGTTTATTTAAGGATTATCCTCATTCTAAAAAATTGGTAAAACCATaacgtttgtaacgcttttcctcGATATTTAGGAAAATACCTTGATTACTCAGATAGATATTATATGTCACTGGGAAATGATCAAGTCTGCGTGACCCAGACGAAACGCATTAGTTTTCGCCTgcagaggtcccgggttcaagtACCGGATATAGTAATATGCAACATATATAAGATTTGAAAGTAAACATATATAAGGACGGTGCTTTTTTAATACGAAAATTTGTGAGCAAGTCCCTTTGAAGATtgattacatgtattaattataataaaattaaagattgaCGTACGGATCTTACCCCGCGCCGCTTTTTTCTGTCCGTGATCTGACAGCTTTGGGACGGCGACCTGAAGTCAGAAACACGTACACATAAACAAACACGTACACGTAAAAAAACACGTACTTCGTTGTACAATCACGCATACTTTTACACGTACTTGTAAAGCGTAATAGTGAACTAACACGCTGATTTTGCTATTAATTTTACGCCCACAAACACATCGGAACGTTGGCCGCGTAAACAAACGCGCCGTCGTCAAAATTTGTCCACAAACGCACGTAAATGTTGTACATGAAGAACGTGCAATACGTTAAAAAAATACGTCAACAGGCATGTAGGAAAGAACAGTGCGAAAACGCAAACACGTGTGAACGTGGAACGAACATTAAACACGCGCGTCGCTGAAACACGCGCACACGCAACGTATGACGCTGACGCCGACCTTGAaactatttaaatttattaaagttattttatttcgattttaatatttattcatataaatgATGTCGCTCTAAAATAAAATCCAAGTGCGTATTGCTTATTTTACTGTACAAGTATTTTCTCTATACTAAGTGCATGAATCAATAAGTTGTAAATACACAAACAATTCAATAAAAACATGACACGTGAATGCAGaactgaaattaaaacaaatgttatttataatatttacccTGATTTAATCCTCTCGTCGAACACATCGTCCTCATCATCGTCCGAATGACTTATACTCCGCTTCATAATGACCGTACGAATTTATACCGATGCAcagaaacaaaacaattatttaatctaTATCGCACAAGAAGTCCGGATGTCCGACTTATACGAACGACGGTTCCAAGTATGTATGACTTGTGTCGTAGCGATGCTGAAAATTA from Dreissena polymorpha isolate Duluth1 chromosome 1, UMN_Dpol_1.0, whole genome shotgun sequence carries:
- the LOC127864533 gene encoding dynein heavy chain-like isoform X2: MAASMWKVMRTINMTRISVFPNVFNCRNCIKRHSSSQTLESRTENVISDKPNANNTELNPYTDLDTGETKTEEDVEPEPKKSFATLFRNSPFVQLGDLRDKVVIGIINSVVGDDLYIDFGGKFMCVCQRPSYKAEDYVRKHVIYCRDYVHVHVIYCRNYVRVHIIYFRDYVIIHVIYCRDYVHEHVIYCRDYVIIHVIYCRDYVHEHVIYCRDYVIIHVIYCRDYVHEHVIYCRDYVIIHVIYCRDYGHEHVIYCRDYVIIHVIYCRDYVHEHVIYCRDYVHVHVIYCRDYVHEHVIYCRDYVHVHVIYCRGYVSIHVIYCRYYVSIHVIYCRGYVSIHVIYCRYYVSIHVIYCRDYVHVHVIYCRDYVSIHVIYCRDYVHVHVIYCID
- the LOC127864533 gene encoding dynein heavy chain-like isoform X4 → MAASMWKVMRTINMTRISVFPNVFNCRNCIKRHSSSQTLESRTENVISDKPNANNTELNPYTDLDTGETKTEEDVEPEPKKSFATLFRNSPFVQLGDLRDKVVIGIINSVVGDDLYIDFGGKFMCVCQRPSYKAEDYVRKHVIYCRDYVHVHVIYCRNYVRVHIIYFRDYVIIHVIYCRDYVHEHVIYCRDYVIIHVIYCRDYVHEHVIYCRDYVIIHVIYCRDYVHEHVIYCRDYVIIHVIYCRDYGHEHVIYCRDYVIIHVIYCRDYVHEHVIYCRDYVHVHVIYCRDYVHEHVIYCRDYVHVHVIYCRGYVSIHVIYCRYYVSIHVIYCRGYVSIHVIYCRYYVSIHVIYCRDYVHVHVIYCID
- the LOC127864533 gene encoding dynein heavy chain-like isoform X1; protein product: MAASMWKVMRTINMTRISVFPNVFNCRNCIKRHSSSQTLESRTENVISDKPNANNTELNPYTDLDTGETKTEEDVEPEPKKSFATLFRNSPFVQLGDLRDKVVIGIINSVVGDDLYIDFGGKFMCVCQRPSYKAEDYVRKHVIYCRDYVHVHVIYCRNYVRVHIIYFRDYVIIHVIYCRDYVHEHVIYCRDYVIIHVIYCRDYVHEHVIYCRDYVIIHVIYCRDYVHEHVIYCRDYVIIHVIYCRDYGHEHVIYCRDYVIIHVIYCRDYVHEHVIYCRDYVHVHVIYCRDYVHEHVIYCRDYVHVHVIYCRGYVSIHVIYCRYYVSIHVIYCRGYVSIHVIYCRYYVSIHVIYCRYYVSIHVIYCRDYVHVHVIYCRDYVSIHVIYCRDYVHVHVIYCID
- the LOC127864533 gene encoding dynein heavy chain-like isoform X3, giving the protein MAASMWKVMRTINMTRISVFPNVFNCRNCIKRHSSSQTLESRTENVISDKPNANNTELNPYTDLDTGETKTEEDVEPEPKKSFATLFRNSPFVQLGDLRDKVVIGIINSVVGDDLYIDFGGKFMCVCQRPSYKAEDYVRKHVIYCRDYVHVHVIYCRNYVRVHIIYFRDYVIIHVIYCRDYVHEHVIYCRDYVIIHVIYCRDYVHEHVIYCRDYVIIHVIYCRDYVHEHVIYCRDYVIIHVIYCRDYGHEHVIYCRDYVIIHVIYCRDYVHEHVIYCRDYVHVHVIYCRDYVHEHVIYCRDYVHVHVIYCRGYVSIHVIYCRYYVSIHVIYCRYYVSIHVIYCRDYVHVHVIYCRDYVSIHVIYCRDYVHVHVIYCID
- the LOC127864533 gene encoding 28S ribosomal protein S28, mitochondrial-like isoform X5, whose translation is MAASMWKVMRTINMTRISVFPNVFNCRNCIKRHSSSQTLESRTENVISDKPNANNTELNPYTDLDTGETKTEEDVEPEPKKSFATLFRNSPFVQLGDLRDKVVIGIINSVVGDDLYIDFGGKFMCVCQRPSYKAEDYVRGKRVRLYLQSFEMASKFMGSNKAVTLLEADCTLLGLFDPMPREKLSTSQESQSTGQDGATEKSTGRDGATDRQKQVLRMEASDRMNFDVDDIFSAEQDEDVEEYYEVLTKLDKLQKINSDNVLFGNPSVQGDKSGGDEKK
- the LOC127867816 gene encoding hairy/enhancer-of-split related with YRPW motif protein 1-like isoform X2, producing MKRSISHSDDDEDDVFDERIKSGSPSQSCQITDRKKRRGVIEKRRRDRINNSLSELRRLVPSAFEKQGSAKLEKAEILQMTVDHLKMLHSKGVNGYNFPDPHSLALDYRSIGFRECLAEVARYLMTVEGMDLQDPLRLRLLSHLQCFATQRMSSVKSTFQNSTWNSLNSMTSHTTMNTLNAANQYAGNGMSTMTSMLQHSNPADQIAMSTHDSIPGVSSVSFSDSRISQSDSSLHNSMRLPLQSTMGSHAHMTSNSGQLLNQQFHSGFPMLNMNSMMSPNSAQSYNAAAGNLNQLGSVKPYRPWGSEIAY
- the LOC127867816 gene encoding hairy/enhancer-of-split related with YRPW motif protein 1-like isoform X1, translated to MKRSISHSDDDEDDVFDERIKSGSPSQSCQITDRKKRRGVRSVIEKRRRDRINNSLSELRRLVPSAFEKQGSAKLEKAEILQMTVDHLKMLHSKGVNGYNFPDPHSLALDYRSIGFRECLAEVARYLMTVEGMDLQDPLRLRLLSHLQCFATQRMSSVKSTFQNSTWNSLNSMTSHTTMNTLNAANQYAGNGMSTMTSMLQHSNPADQIAMSTHDSIPGVSSVSFSDSRISQSDSSLHNSMRLPLQSTMGSHAHMTSNSGQLLNQQFHSGFPMLNMNSMMSPNSAQSYNAAAGNLNQLGSVKPYRPWGSEIAY